The stretch of DNA CCATAATGACTAAATTTATGAACTCAATATCATTTAATTCTAAAATATCTTTGACTTTCATTTTATAAAATTGATGGTCATCTGATATGACATTAATCTCATATATTAATTTTTTAGTCGTCAAATGATAGGTAAAAATTCCATCAGCAAACATTTTGAATTTTGCTTTTTTGTGCAGGACTGGTTTTAATTTTTCTTTGATTGTTTTCATGGTGTCAGGATTCTGCTCATGAAATCCATATTCAGACCAATCATTACCGCATTTGTCACAGAATAAATCGTCATAATCTAAAATTGTTTTAAAATCTTCGCCACATTGATGGCAGTTATAGGTTTTCATAAATTTTTATTTGAGTTATTATATTTTGGTTTAAATTAAATACATCTGAATAAGTTAAAATATGTTTTTGTTCTATTTCTGTAAAATCAGATAAATTTTTCCCTTTAATCATTTTTGAAGCTACACTTCCAGGTAATATTTTATCTTCTGGAGGGTATTTTGACAACAATGATAAATACCAATTTTTTTGTTTTTCAGTTAAAGGATAATATCTTTTGTAAATAATGCTATAACAAAAACTATATTCCTTAGATTCTAAAGATTCACTAACATAATCAAACCATTTCATCATAAAATTGTCAGAATATATTTCATCATCCATAATTAAAAAGCTATTTCATCATTATCTTCTGTTTTGTCATCGGTTTGTATTTCAAAGAAACGCATTCCGTTAAAGTTTCCAGCTGTATATTTAACATCTATAAATTTTGCGTACTTCTGCACCCAAATTGTAAATCGTTTTCTGCTTAACCACTTTTTAAAATCTTGGTAATCATTCGTAAATTTGTCAAACATTTGCACCTTATCAAGCCTTTCATTGCGTGGGAAGTTATCTTTATCTTGCATAAACTCGTAAAATTCCATCGCTGTTTCTGCTATGAATTTACGCATCTCTAAATTCTTGGCTTCCTGATCAATCAATCCTTCTTTTAAATATATCTGTAAGCATTTGACCATGTAATTATAAAACCTATTAAAATCATCATCATTCCAATCATCAAAAAGTTGGTGCCCAAATTCGTCTGCTGGCTCTAAATCTGCTCCATAATATTGTGCAAATTCAACTTCATGCCTTCTTCTGTCGTGGCTGTTTCCTTCGCCTTTTATTGCATAATTTGTACTTACAACCATCTTAGGACTTTCCTCAACAGTTAGTTTAATAGCATCCTTATTTTTGCGCTCCAACGTCATGCCTTCAGTAACAAGTGAAAATTTACTTTCAAAATCCCAATTACGTTTTACATCATCAAAAAATAATATCTCACTATCTTGGCTAACTGTTTGGTAGGGAAATGATTTTTTTTCGGTTTGGTCTTTTCCATCTAATGTTGATACTTTGCGGATATGAGATAAGCCTTGTATAAATAAACCTTTACCAGTACCACCTTCAGGATTATCGCTTATAACCTCATCATTTAAAATGACTGCTTTATTTTTAGATTTTGATTTGTATTTATGTATAAGATAACCAATAACTGATTCTATTGATTTAGGTTTTTCAGATGATATATTATAAACAAATTTTGAATAATCATTTTCTATTTCTTTATTTTCTACAAAATCACGTGGTATAATTTGAGTTTTCCAAATGTATTTATCAATATCTAAATAGTCAACAAGTTTTATATTGTCTTTTGTAACTTCTAAAATACCATTATTAAAAGCTAAATAAGATTTATATTTTGTGTCTTTCAACATTATAAGTTCAATACTATCTAAAATTGATAAGTAGTTATCTGAAAACATATTTAAGTATTTTGAGCAATACTCATAAACTTGATACTCTTTAATTTCCAGCAAATGGCTTAACACAAAATCTTTGATTTTATCAGTTGAAGTCTCAACTACTTTATTCTGGAATACATAAACAAAAGTCGGTTTTTGTGCATCGCCAGGGTAATGTTTTTTAAATCCATTTTCTTGTAGAAATAATTTATACTTTAAATTGTTTAATATTATTTTACCATTTTTATTTATATCCCAAAAATTACCTATTTCAACTTCTTCTTTAAGCCTTTCAAAAGTTGATTCATCAATCTTATAAGTTTCAGTAATTTTCTTTTTACCTAATTTTAAATTTTGCTTTATTGTAGATTGTTTTTTGTAATCCTCAAAATACTTACAATTAAACTGCCTTCTTTTGTATGCGGATTTAATTGTATTAATAAGTTCAGTATCTGAAAAGTCACCATATTGAATATTGTTTTGGATATAACCAATTGCATTATTTTCGTCAACTCCATATTCACAAAAAGCTCCAGCAATATCAAAAACAAAATTATTTCTTTGACCTTCAACAAAATCTTTAGACCAATTCCAATTCATTATTTTTTCAATAATTTCATTTTCATTATCTATTGGAATTAATGGCACCCGATCTTTAATGTTATAACCTTCATCTTTTAACTCTGGAGCAAAAGTCTCAGCATCATAATTAATATAAATATCTTTATCATAACTTTCAAAACAAATTCTGCTTACATCGGAGTTTGAAACATCCCAATATGGTATTTTAAATTTTTGATTAAATTCTTTAAAATAAAGCGTATGATTTTTAGCGTTGCATTCTGGTATCTTAACAAGTGCTTTTATTCCAAACTTGCCATCAGCTTCATTCGATGGTGATCTAAAAGCAGAAACAATATGTTTATTTTTTATAAGGGAATTCCAAACCGTATTGAAATCCCTTTTGCTTGGTATCTGGTCAAAATCGGTTATCATTAAACCACTATGCTCAATCAATCCATCTTTAGACCTTGTTTTAAATTTGCCATTAAAACAAATAGATGGTAATTTCTTTTTTAACTCTGTCCTTTCGTCTTTGCTTTCAGCACTTCTAATAGCATCTATTAATTTTTTTGATGTACCAACCTGCACTCGCTTTAAAGCCTTCTCTAACGTAATGTAATGCGGTGTATCGGTCTTTTGTATGCTTTTAAAAGCTGTGATTATTTGTTGTTTCATGATGTTTTATTTTTACAAACCAAAACATCAAAAAATTCTTCATTATCCCATCCAATAAAATCTAAATGTATTCTATTAGATATTTTCAAAATTGTAGGT from Candidatus Babeliales bacterium encodes:
- a CDS encoding BT4734/BF3469 family protein — encoded protein: MKQQIITAFKSIQKTDTPHYITLEKALKRVQVGTSKKLIDAIRSAESKDERTELKKKLPSICFNGKFKTRSKDGLIEHSGLMITDFDQIPSKRDFNTVWNSLIKNKHIVSAFRSPSNEADGKFGIKALVKIPECNAKNHTLYFKEFNQKFKIPYWDVSNSDVSRICFESYDKDIYINYDAETFAPELKDEGYNIKDRVPLIPIDNENEIIEKIMNWNWSKDFVEGQRNNFVFDIAGAFCEYGVDENNAIGYIQNNIQYGDFSDTELINTIKSAYKRRQFNCKYFEDYKKQSTIKQNLKLGKKKITETYKIDESTFERLKEEVEIGNFWDINKNGKIILNNLKYKLFLQENGFKKHYPGDAQKPTFVYVFQNKVVETSTDKIKDFVLSHLLEIKEYQVYEYCSKYLNMFSDNYLSILDSIELIMLKDTKYKSYLAFNNGILEVTKDNIKLVDYLDIDKYIWKTQIIPRDFVENKEIENDYSKFVYNISSEKPKSIESVIGYLIHKYKSKSKNKAVILNDEVISDNPEGGTGKGLFIQGLSHIRKVSTLDGKDQTEKKSFPYQTVSQDSEILFFDDVKRNWDFESKFSLVTEGMTLERKNKDAIKLTVEESPKMVVSTNYAIKGEGNSHDRRRHEVEFAQYYGADLEPADEFGHQLFDDWNDDDFNRFYNYMVKCLQIYLKEGLIDQEAKNLEMRKFIAETAMEFYEFMQDKDNFPRNERLDKVQMFDKFTNDYQDFKKWLSRKRFTIWVQKYAKFIDVKYTAGNFNGMRFFEIQTDDKTEDNDEIAF